Proteins found in one Sorghum bicolor cultivar BTx623 chromosome 1, Sorghum_bicolor_NCBIv3, whole genome shotgun sequence genomic segment:
- the LOC8077125 gene encoding serine carboxypeptidase II-3 isoform X3, with protein METRGWSGWSREAAWGRKEGEGGVRSRGKEEGPGCSSLGGAMHEIGPFFVNRDNKTLSKNKYAWNNVANMLFLESPAGVGFSYSNRTSDYNNTGDRSTAEDAYTFLINWLERFPEYKGHSFFLTGESYGGHYIPQLANTILSNNKIMNTTMINLKGVAIGNAYLDDDTNTRATIDYYWTHAMISKETHTAVQENCGFNGTYTGLCRTAIEAANNEKGLIDESNIYASFCWDASDPQKQHASVSNNDPCASYYMRSYLNRQEVQRALHANTTRLKQPWSDCSNIISPENWKDAQVSMLPSIQQLISSGVSTWLYSGDIDAICPVTSTLYSLDILGLEINSSWRAWYSDDGEVGGYVVEYKGLIFATVRGAGHMVPTYQPQRALTLFSSFLNGKLPPE; from the exons ATGGAGACAAGAGGATGGAGTGGGTGGAGTAGGGAAGCAGCATGGGGACGCAaggaaggagagggaggagtcAGAAGTAGAGGAAAGGAGGAAG GGCCTGGTTGCTCTTCTCTGGGAGGAGCTATGCATGAAATTGGGCCATTCTTCGTCAACAGAGATAACAAGACACTGTCCAAAAACAAATATGCATGGAACAATG TGGCAAACATGCTCTTCCTTGAGAGCCCTGCTGGTGTTGGCTTCTCATACTCGAACAGAACATCAGATTACAATAACACTGGTGACAGGAGCACCGCAGAAGATGCATATACTTTCCTCATCAATTGGCTTGAGAGGTTCCCAGAGTACAAGGGCCACAGCTTCTTTCTAACTGGTGAAAGTTATGGCGGCCACTACATACCACAGCTCGCCAACACTATTCTGTCAAATAATAAAATCATGAACACCACTATGATCAATCTCAAAGGAGTTGCT ATTGGGAATGCATACCTGGATGATGACACAAACACAAGAGCAACCATCGATTACTACTGGACCCATGCTATGATCTCCAAAGAAACTCACACCGCAGTCCAGGAAAATTGCGGCTTTAATGGAACATACACAGGACTCTGTAGAACCGCGATAGAAGCAGCTAACAATGAGAAGGGCCTTATCGATGAATCCAACATCTATGCATCGTTCTGCTGGGATGCTTCTGATCCCCAAAAGCAGCATGCCTCG GTAAGCAACAATGACCCCTGTGCCAGTTACTATATGCGATCATATCTGAACCGCCAAGAGGTGCAGAGAGCACTTCATGCTAACACCACAAGATTGAAGCAACCATGGTCAGATTGCAG TAATATCATTTCTCCTGAAAATTGGAAAGATGCCCAAGTCTCTATGCTACCATCTATTCAGCAATTAATTTCAAGTGGAGTTAGCACATGGCTGTATAG TGGTGATATTGATGCCATTTGCCCAGTAACTTCAACGCTGTATTCATTAGACATCCTGGGGCTGGAGATAAATTCATCATGGCGGGCATGGTATTCTGATGATGGTGAG GTTGGAGGCTATGTTGTTGAGTACAAAGGTCTGATATTTGCAACAGTCCGAGGAGCTGGACATATGGTTCCTACCTACCAACCCCAAAGAGCACTCACCTTGTTCTCGTCATTCCTGAATGGGAAGCTGCCACCTGAGTGA
- the LOC8077125 gene encoding serine carboxypeptidase II-3 isoform X4 → MAEASGPGCSSLGGAMHEIGPFFVNRDNKTLSKNKYAWNNVANMLFLESPAGVGFSYSNRTSDYNNTGDRSTAEDAYTFLINWLERFPEYKGHSFFLTGESYGGHYIPQLANTILSNNKIMNTTMINLKGVAIGNAYLDDDTNTRATIDYYWTHAMISKETHTAVQENCGFNGTYTGLCRTAIEAANNEKGLIDESNIYASFCWDASDPQKQHASVSNNDPCASYYMRSYLNRQEVQRALHANTTRLKQPWSDCSNIISPENWKDAQVSMLPSIQQLISSGVSTWLYSGDIDAICPVTSTLYSLDILGLEINSSWRAWYSDDGEVGGYVVEYKGLIFATVRGAGHMVPTYQPQRALTLFSSFLNGKLPPE, encoded by the exons ATGGCAGAGGCATCAG GGCCTGGTTGCTCTTCTCTGGGAGGAGCTATGCATGAAATTGGGCCATTCTTCGTCAACAGAGATAACAAGACACTGTCCAAAAACAAATATGCATGGAACAATG TGGCAAACATGCTCTTCCTTGAGAGCCCTGCTGGTGTTGGCTTCTCATACTCGAACAGAACATCAGATTACAATAACACTGGTGACAGGAGCACCGCAGAAGATGCATATACTTTCCTCATCAATTGGCTTGAGAGGTTCCCAGAGTACAAGGGCCACAGCTTCTTTCTAACTGGTGAAAGTTATGGCGGCCACTACATACCACAGCTCGCCAACACTATTCTGTCAAATAATAAAATCATGAACACCACTATGATCAATCTCAAAGGAGTTGCT ATTGGGAATGCATACCTGGATGATGACACAAACACAAGAGCAACCATCGATTACTACTGGACCCATGCTATGATCTCCAAAGAAACTCACACCGCAGTCCAGGAAAATTGCGGCTTTAATGGAACATACACAGGACTCTGTAGAACCGCGATAGAAGCAGCTAACAATGAGAAGGGCCTTATCGATGAATCCAACATCTATGCATCGTTCTGCTGGGATGCTTCTGATCCCCAAAAGCAGCATGCCTCG GTAAGCAACAATGACCCCTGTGCCAGTTACTATATGCGATCATATCTGAACCGCCAAGAGGTGCAGAGAGCACTTCATGCTAACACCACAAGATTGAAGCAACCATGGTCAGATTGCAG TAATATCATTTCTCCTGAAAATTGGAAAGATGCCCAAGTCTCTATGCTACCATCTATTCAGCAATTAATTTCAAGTGGAGTTAGCACATGGCTGTATAG TGGTGATATTGATGCCATTTGCCCAGTAACTTCAACGCTGTATTCATTAGACATCCTGGGGCTGGAGATAAATTCATCATGGCGGGCATGGTATTCTGATGATGGTGAG GTTGGAGGCTATGTTGTTGAGTACAAAGGTCTGATATTTGCAACAGTCCGAGGAGCTGGACATATGGTTCCTACCTACCAACCCCAAAGAGCACTCACCTTGTTCTCGTCATTCCTGAATGGGAAGCTGCCACCTGAGTGA